One stretch of Corynebacterium auriscanis DNA includes these proteins:
- a CDS encoding CPBP family intramembrane glutamic endopeptidase, with protein sequence MDTTVLSEDPNNAISNIVLLLSLASMVPVCFVAARIAGYPSRFLLSIVGRMRWGIVGVAAGTSLAVAVVGQVIAYASGEGLEPRTPEHQDVILLAAVIVLVPFQAAAEEIFARGFLPQIFGCWCKSPWVAYLPGALLWISLHGCNSWGTVAIAYSAVLYALLVHKTGGLEAVIAIHTINTYLAFAQPVFSVVEDPNTIPWEAALFDMAGTTLIVVLVYFCVRRLVSIPTPPRPHPVSPQPQHVL encoded by the coding sequence GTGGACACGACCGTCCTCTCCGAGGATCCCAATAACGCCATATCCAACATCGTCCTGCTCCTATCGCTGGCCTCGATGGTTCCGGTATGCTTCGTTGCTGCGCGCATCGCAGGCTACCCATCCAGATTCCTACTCTCCATTGTGGGGCGAATGAGGTGGGGCATCGTTGGCGTCGCCGCAGGAACATCCCTCGCTGTCGCTGTGGTGGGCCAGGTCATTGCCTACGCGTCCGGCGAAGGCCTAGAACCCCGCACCCCGGAACACCAGGACGTCATTCTCCTCGCCGCTGTGATCGTACTCGTGCCCTTCCAAGCGGCCGCGGAGGAAATCTTCGCGCGCGGTTTCCTGCCACAGATTTTTGGCTGCTGGTGTAAGTCCCCCTGGGTCGCCTACCTACCCGGCGCGTTGCTGTGGATCTCCTTGCACGGTTGCAACTCTTGGGGCACGGTCGCCATCGCATACTCGGCGGTTCTGTACGCGCTGCTGGTGCACAAGACCGGTGGGCTCGAGGCCGTCATCGCCATTCACACGATAAACACTTACCTCGCCTTCGCGCAGCCGGTGTTCTCGGTCGTCGAAGATCCGAACACCATACCGTGGGAGGCAGCGTTGTTCGACATGGCAGGCACAACCCTTATCGTTGTACTGGTTTACTTCTGCGTCCGTAGGCTTGTTTCTATTCCGACGCCACCCCGACCACACCCAGTATCCCCTCAACCCCAACACGTGCTATAA
- a CDS encoding amino acid ABC transporter permease, with the protein MKNKTHPSEIQAVPLKHPWRWVAAVVLLALLVWFVIGAATNDAYHWDTYFKYVLDTRVAVAAVRTIALTVFSMLIGVILGAIVAVLRMSPNPVLQSVAWLYLWIFRGTPIYVQLVFWGLLGSLYQSISLGFAEIDLQAFLTNMFLLAVVGLGLNEAAYMAEIVRAGIQAVPEGQSEASKALGMTWWQNMRRTVLPQAMRIIIPPTGNEFISLLKTTSLVIAIPYAGELYGRTTDISNILFLPVPLLLVAATWYLVITSLLMVGQYFLERYFSRGSSRQLTGRQLAALADAEGIPPRNVTVDGANGSVGTR; encoded by the coding sequence ATGAAGAATAAAACACACCCCTCCGAGATCCAGGCAGTACCGCTGAAACACCCATGGCGTTGGGTGGCGGCCGTCGTGCTGCTGGCCCTGCTGGTGTGGTTCGTCATAGGCGCAGCGACCAATGATGCATACCACTGGGATACATACTTCAAGTACGTTCTGGATACGCGCGTAGCAGTGGCCGCGGTGCGCACGATTGCATTGACCGTGTTCTCCATGCTGATCGGCGTGATCCTGGGGGCCATCGTGGCGGTCCTGCGCATGTCGCCGAACCCGGTGCTGCAATCAGTGGCGTGGTTGTACCTGTGGATCTTCCGTGGCACACCAATCTATGTGCAGCTGGTGTTCTGGGGACTGCTTGGGTCGCTGTACCAATCCATCAGCCTGGGGTTCGCCGAGATTGACCTACAGGCATTCCTGACCAACATGTTCCTGCTGGCAGTGGTAGGTCTGGGCCTAAATGAGGCCGCCTACATGGCAGAAATCGTCCGCGCTGGTATCCAAGCGGTGCCCGAGGGACAATCGGAAGCATCCAAGGCACTGGGCATGACGTGGTGGCAGAACATGCGCCGCACCGTATTGCCACAGGCGATGCGCATTATCATCCCGCCGACAGGCAACGAGTTCATCAGCCTACTAAAGACCACCTCCCTGGTCATCGCGATTCCCTACGCAGGCGAGCTCTACGGGCGCACCACCGACATTTCCAACATCCTGTTCCTGCCCGTCCCGCTGTTGCTGGTTGCAGCCACGTGGTACCTGGTTATCACCAGCCTGCTGATGGTCGGCCAGTACTTCTTAGAGCGATACTTCTCCCGCGGTTCGTCGCGGCAGCTCACCGGGCGCCAGTTAGCTGCTTTAGCCGACGCCGAAGGCATCCCACCACGCAATGTCACGGTGGACGGCGCCAATGGAAGCGTGGGAACGAGGTAA
- a CDS encoding DUF4921 family protein — MIGSHSPRPAPVPPLTTLPDGTIKQVNPFSGTEVWTVPGRANRPIAEHRPEPQDIADRDATTAFGLKRKLETPPEKSRLIVDADGQARILRGLKPSELEETTPVFRRVANLFEILTYDYWNLNYGYRSSPAAAMHMAEYLKEEAGQDHVEKILRTKWAATGRPAEAIDALFSPATRMQTLNEQGIGLFAGGHDVIIARDHFVPGATSTDQLASSGSMDWQTHRHFFAFTVDGMDQLYRANRYVRYVAAFQNWLSPAGASFDHLHKQLVAIDEHGLQNETEIAQVRSNPNMYNEWAVDYAARHNLIIAENEHAIAFAGFGHRWPTLEVFSKSGTTEPWLMSDAERDAVSDLVHACHVASGPHIACNEEWMHRPLDVDVPMPWRILIKWRVSTMAGFEGGTKIYINTITPAQLKDRVLTALQKAQGEDRLAPGISLGEDCAMRPNSLKYNPAIR, encoded by the coding sequence GTGATTGGTTCGCATTCTCCCCGCCCCGCACCAGTGCCGCCACTAACCACCTTGCCCGACGGCACCATCAAGCAGGTCAACCCCTTCTCCGGCACCGAGGTCTGGACAGTGCCCGGCCGCGCCAACCGCCCCATCGCGGAGCACCGGCCAGAACCGCAGGACATCGCCGACCGCGATGCCACGACCGCATTTGGACTGAAGCGCAAACTCGAAACCCCACCTGAGAAATCCCGCCTCATTGTGGATGCCGACGGCCAAGCCCGCATCCTCCGCGGGCTCAAGCCCAGCGAACTAGAGGAGACAACCCCTGTATTCCGCCGCGTGGCCAACCTCTTCGAGATCCTCACCTACGACTACTGGAACCTCAACTACGGTTACCGATCCAGCCCCGCTGCAGCCATGCACATGGCCGAATACCTCAAGGAGGAAGCCGGCCAGGACCACGTGGAGAAAATCCTGCGCACTAAGTGGGCCGCTACAGGTCGTCCTGCCGAAGCCATCGACGCGCTCTTCTCCCCGGCCACCCGCATGCAAACCCTCAATGAACAGGGCATCGGACTGTTCGCCGGTGGACACGACGTCATCATCGCCCGAGACCACTTCGTCCCGGGCGCAACCTCCACCGACCAACTCGCGAGCTCCGGCAGTATGGACTGGCAAACGCACCGCCACTTCTTCGCGTTCACCGTCGACGGCATGGATCAGCTGTACCGGGCCAACCGCTACGTCCGTTACGTGGCAGCATTCCAAAACTGGCTTTCCCCCGCCGGTGCCAGCTTCGACCACCTCCACAAGCAACTGGTCGCCATTGACGAGCACGGCCTGCAAAATGAAACCGAGATCGCGCAGGTCCGCAGCAACCCCAACATGTACAACGAGTGGGCGGTGGACTACGCAGCGCGGCACAACCTCATCATCGCGGAAAACGAGCACGCCATCGCCTTTGCCGGCTTCGGTCACCGGTGGCCAACGTTGGAGGTCTTCTCCAAGTCCGGTACTACGGAACCGTGGCTTATGTCCGACGCCGAAAGGGATGCCGTCTCCGATCTTGTGCACGCATGCCATGTGGCATCCGGCCCACACATTGCCTGCAATGAAGAGTGGATGCACCGCCCCCTGGATGTTGACGTTCCGATGCCATGGCGAATCCTTATCAAATGGCGCGTATCCACGATGGCTGGCTTCGAGGGTGGCACGAAGATCTACATCAACACGATCACCCCCGCGCAACTGAAGGATCGTGTGCTCACGGCCCTCCAGAAAGCCCAGGGAGAAGATCGCCTAGCACCGGGAATCTCCTTGGGAGAAGACTGCGCGATGCGGCCAAACTCGTTGAAGTACAACCCGGCCATTAGGTAG
- a CDS encoding glutaminase, producing the protein MTDLLNRVQLNTPEHKLVKEGIISDYLNHIMKDNADNSEGQTAQYISALRDADPEPFATALCTLDGRIYSAALGGTFNDAGVAADQVEFTIQSISKPFVYALALQEHGIDELVKVVGMEPSGEAFNELSLEGDTNRPVNPMINAGAITVNQLINGSESTVEDRVAKIHGFMNQLAGRELTLDKKTAESEMESSDRNLALAHMLRSYNIIQDQAEDAVNSYVQQCSILVTVRDLAVMGATLASGGVQPLTGRRVMDQSVARQVQSVMASAGMYNAAGRWMASVGIPAKSGVAGGVLGTLPGQLGLSSFSPKLDEHGNSVRGVRVFQRLSNDMGLHLMAPDPRGRASVRSLTEDSHTDETIVRLQGDIDFIGGERLYRTLSEHELKHKKLVFDMTRVDGVNPVGCRMLNNGIEQLREEGYEVRIEDPEGWLKLKDAYLAGDGV; encoded by the coding sequence ATGACCGATCTGCTCAACCGCGTGCAGCTCAACACCCCCGAGCACAAGCTGGTGAAGGAGGGGATAATCAGCGATTATCTTAACCACATCATGAAGGACAATGCCGATAACTCCGAGGGGCAGACTGCCCAATACATTTCTGCATTGCGCGATGCCGATCCCGAGCCCTTTGCCACCGCACTTTGTACCTTGGATGGCCGAATCTACTCGGCGGCCCTTGGGGGTACTTTTAACGACGCCGGCGTGGCAGCCGATCAAGTTGAATTCACGATCCAGTCCATTTCGAAGCCGTTTGTGTATGCGCTGGCCTTACAGGAGCACGGTATCGACGAGCTGGTGAAGGTGGTCGGTATGGAGCCATCGGGAGAGGCCTTTAACGAGTTAAGCCTAGAAGGCGATACCAACCGGCCGGTCAACCCCATGATTAATGCGGGCGCGATTACCGTCAACCAGCTCATTAATGGATCAGAATCGACGGTGGAGGATCGCGTGGCAAAGATCCACGGCTTTATGAATCAACTGGCCGGGCGGGAACTGACGTTAGATAAAAAGACCGCGGAATCCGAGATGGAATCGTCTGACCGCAACCTAGCGCTGGCACACATGCTGCGCAGCTATAACATCATTCAGGATCAAGCTGAGGATGCCGTCAACAGCTACGTGCAGCAATGTTCGATTCTGGTGACTGTCCGGGACCTCGCCGTCATGGGAGCCACACTGGCCTCCGGTGGGGTGCAACCCCTGACGGGCCGGCGCGTGATGGATCAGTCGGTGGCGCGCCAGGTGCAATCGGTGATGGCTTCGGCTGGAATGTACAACGCTGCGGGGCGCTGGATGGCGAGCGTGGGCATCCCCGCGAAGTCCGGTGTGGCCGGTGGTGTGCTGGGCACACTGCCGGGGCAACTGGGGTTGAGTTCGTTTTCTCCGAAGTTGGACGAACACGGCAACAGCGTGCGTGGAGTGCGCGTGTTCCAGCGATTGAGCAACGACATGGGGTTGCACCTTATGGCGCCGGATCCGCGTGGCCGGGCCAGTGTGCGTAGCCTCACCGAGGACTCGCACACGGATGAGACGATCGTCCGTTTGCAGGGCGATATCGACTTCATTGGCGGGGAGCGCCTGTACCGCACGCTTTCCGAGCATGAACTCAAGCACAAGAAGTTGGTGTTCGATATGACCCGCGTGGACGGTGTGAACCCCGTGGGCTGTCGCATGTTGAATAACGGGATCGAGCAATTACGCGAAGAAGGCTACGAGGTGAGGATTGAGGACCCCGAAGGGTGGCTCAAACTCAAGGACGCCTACTTGGCCGGTGACGGGGTGTAG
- a CDS encoding HNH endonuclease signature motif containing protein, with protein sequence MMFQGEPHDHQPHNNHELPAEQAADGFNPHDHPESNGTACSPADVGKPTENGGNQPEPHKELEQQYELDIDCPRTAEDAPECSCEPSWRVLDPKDPLSQTFVQINKLHLQAVRMACPSEDDYIPDHNTRIYSRAGLTNYRADQLATIGLTLRHFPLVAAMFDEGAFCLQLMHRICEHLEVVRAERRHLIDAATVELLQPTRRDQAMRTLRWIDLKLTELIDELDPISRPIPEEDPDKDAPTPADDYESGAGSFHVDDRSEHNTTFTFTVGKLEGIEISRAVRNAAKVHGITQGAALLELIRGNIDAEVVLHLFQNTGGLPLDKVFGEGHWLANAASQHWLTRITHLAGAGEASNESYHPTATVKANVIGRDAHCRFPGCDVPAHRCQVDHVKRYDHDNPTDGGPTATANLHLLCGKHHRLKTAGNWDVTIHSDASETWTSHGDGHVIVTTPDGPLGRPTFKHRAVERVRVTNEYNTQRLRNKAMRKKAMQEGAG encoded by the coding sequence ATGATGTTTCAAGGGGAACCACACGACCACCAACCTCACAACAACCACGAACTACCGGCAGAACAAGCTGCTGACGGCTTTAATCCACACGATCACCCAGAATCGAATGGAACCGCCTGCTCCCCTGCTGACGTGGGAAAACCTACCGAAAACGGTGGCAACCAACCAGAACCACACAAGGAATTAGAACAGCAATACGAATTAGATATCGACTGCCCCCGCACCGCCGAGGACGCTCCCGAATGCTCTTGTGAACCGTCTTGGAGAGTGTTGGATCCAAAAGATCCGCTGAGTCAGACCTTCGTGCAGATCAACAAGCTGCACCTCCAAGCCGTACGGATGGCCTGCCCCAGTGAGGACGACTACATTCCTGACCACAACACCCGCATCTACTCGCGCGCCGGCCTGACAAACTACCGCGCCGACCAGCTCGCGACCATCGGCCTTACCCTGCGGCACTTCCCCCTCGTTGCCGCGATGTTCGACGAGGGAGCCTTCTGCCTTCAACTCATGCACCGCATCTGCGAACACCTTGAAGTTGTACGCGCCGAGCGCCGCCACCTCATCGACGCCGCCACGGTTGAACTACTTCAACCCACCCGTAGGGATCAAGCAATGCGCACGCTGCGATGGATTGACCTCAAACTCACCGAACTCATCGATGAGCTGGACCCCATTTCGCGCCCCATTCCCGAAGAGGATCCAGACAAGGACGCTCCAACCCCCGCGGACGACTATGAAAGTGGCGCGGGCAGCTTTCACGTGGACGACCGCAGTGAACACAACACCACTTTCACCTTCACAGTGGGCAAACTCGAGGGCATCGAAATCTCGCGTGCCGTACGCAATGCCGCCAAAGTTCACGGAATCACCCAAGGAGCTGCGCTGCTGGAGCTCATCCGAGGCAACATCGACGCCGAGGTGGTGCTTCACCTATTCCAGAACACGGGTGGGCTCCCACTCGATAAGGTATTCGGCGAAGGCCACTGGTTGGCAAACGCGGCCAGCCAGCACTGGCTGACCCGCATTACGCACCTCGCGGGGGCCGGGGAGGCGTCGAATGAGAGCTACCACCCCACCGCCACCGTGAAAGCCAACGTGATCGGCAGAGACGCACACTGCCGATTCCCCGGCTGCGACGTTCCGGCACATAGATGCCAGGTTGACCACGTGAAACGATACGATCACGACAACCCAACCGACGGAGGACCGACGGCTACCGCGAACTTACATCTACTCTGTGGCAAGCATCACCGACTAAAGACAGCGGGCAACTGGGATGTAACCATCCACAGTGATGCTTCCGAGACCTGGACCAGCCACGGCGACGGGCACGTCATAGTAACCACACCCGATGGGCCACTGGGCCGGCCGACCTTTAAACACCGTGCAGTCGAACGGGTCCGGGTGACGAATGAATACAACACACAGAGACTGCGCAATAAAGCAATGCGAAAGAAAGCAATGCAGGAAGGGGCGGGTTAG
- a CDS encoding amino acid ABC transporter ATP-binding protein — MINIRNLWKRYGRIEVLKGIDLQVPTGTVTCLIGPSGSGKSTLLRCVNHLEKPTAGRIEVDGELIGYREKNGTLYEISEKDAAKQRVDIGMVFQHFNLFTHRTVLENIIEAPMQVRGESRETAEAYARQLLERVGLAHKAEAYPVQLSGGQQQRVAIARALAMRPKLMLFDEPTSALDPELVGEVLGVMRDLANDGMTMLVVTHEMGFAREVADTVAFMDAGVIQEIGPATEVIGNPQNRRTQEFLSSIL; from the coding sequence ATGATCAATATCCGTAACCTGTGGAAGCGTTACGGGCGCATCGAGGTACTCAAGGGCATCGATCTGCAGGTACCCACGGGGACGGTGACGTGCCTCATCGGTCCAAGTGGTTCCGGCAAGTCCACGTTGCTGCGGTGCGTTAATCACCTGGAAAAGCCCACGGCCGGTCGCATTGAAGTCGACGGCGAATTGATCGGCTACCGCGAGAAGAACGGCACGCTATACGAGATTTCCGAGAAGGACGCCGCGAAACAGCGCGTTGATATCGGTATGGTGTTCCAGCACTTCAACCTTTTCACGCACCGGACCGTGCTGGAGAACATCATCGAGGCACCCATGCAGGTGAGGGGCGAATCCCGCGAGACTGCGGAGGCCTACGCACGGCAGCTGCTGGAGCGCGTGGGGTTGGCACACAAAGCAGAGGCGTACCCCGTGCAGCTTTCCGGCGGTCAGCAGCAGCGCGTGGCGATTGCGCGTGCGCTGGCGATGCGACCGAAGTTGATGCTCTTTGACGAACCCACGAGCGCCCTGGACCCCGAGCTCGTAGGCGAGGTGCTGGGAGTGATGCGGGACCTAGCCAACGACGGCATGACGATGCTGGTAGTGACCCACGAGATGGGCTTCGCCCGCGAAGTCGCCGACACGGTAGCGTTCATGGATGCCGGTGTAATTCAGGAGATCGGCCCGGCTACGGAAGTCATCGGCAACCCCCAAAACCGGCGCACGCAGGAATTCCTGTCTAGCATTCTGTAG
- a CDS encoding cysteine hydrolase family protein: MHALIVVDAQKGILSWSPAEVVDPFIADISALANAFHQAQLPVVWLHATGLPAGEVDNPIPEPEQLPEDFAELDDRLPVEPSDIHIYKQRTWSAFTKSDLADQLRALGVDTVALVGGATGAGVESSARSAYDEGFNVLAVRDILHDPNPARHEHALTHDFPSFGKVVTAAELRESIAG, from the coding sequence ATGCACGCACTTATTGTCGTAGACGCCCAAAAGGGCATCCTGTCTTGGTCACCAGCCGAGGTTGTGGATCCGTTCATCGCTGATATCAGCGCCCTCGCCAACGCATTCCACCAAGCCCAGTTACCCGTTGTCTGGCTCCACGCCACGGGCCTGCCCGCCGGCGAGGTGGATAACCCGATTCCCGAACCCGAGCAGCTGCCCGAGGACTTCGCTGAACTCGATGACCGTCTACCCGTTGAGCCCTCCGATATTCACATCTACAAGCAGCGCACGTGGAGTGCGTTCACCAAGTCCGATCTGGCGGACCAACTGCGCGCACTCGGTGTGGATACCGTTGCCCTCGTGGGTGGCGCCACCGGCGCAGGGGTGGAATCCTCCGCCCGCAGCGCCTACGACGAGGGCTTCAACGTCCTAGCCGTCCGGGACATCCTGCACGATCCCAACCCGGCGCGCCACGAGCACGCGCTCACCCACGACTTCCCCAGCTTCGGCAAGGTGGTCACTGCGGCTGAGCTGCGGGAGAGCATCGCTGGCTAA
- a CDS encoding antitoxin VbhA family protein has product MNIDHRTEDQKAAAVRASMTMAGYTITPQDEEDIRLILRGEITGDEAVLKAMEADGYGTSARAEFLRRRIAEANNSAR; this is encoded by the coding sequence ATGAACATTGACCACCGCACCGAAGACCAGAAAGCTGCTGCCGTCCGCGCATCAATGACCATGGCCGGTTACACCATTACCCCACAGGACGAAGAGGACATCCGCCTGATTCTCCGTGGTGAGATCACCGGCGACGAAGCTGTACTCAAAGCAATGGAGGCTGACGGTTATGGCACCAGTGCCCGTGCCGAATTCCTCCGCCGGCGCATCGCTGAGGCGAACAACTCTGCCCGCTAG
- a CDS encoding transposase, whose protein sequence is MATRKRYTAEYRHQAARLVIDTDRTIAEVARELSVGAGL, encoded by the coding sequence ATGGCTACGAGGAAGAGGTACACCGCGGAGTACCGGCATCAGGCCGCGCGGTTGGTGATCGATACGGATAGGACAATTGCAGAAGTAGCCCGCGAGCTTAGTGTGGGCGCTGGTCTATGA
- a CDS encoding ABC transporter substrate-binding protein, with protein sequence MSKSKLRVAAQALSALMLASTLGACVTNEETGNPEGWQQILPAKDPKLAQLVPKEIASRGTVSAATNTPYAPNEFKDSKGTIIGVEMDLVKAAGAVLGLDVQPRQMDFSLILPAISAGSIDMGASAFTDTEERQKNYDFVDFLNAGVAWATQPGNEGNVNPANACGMTVAVQKGTYSDTDEVQGKSDECVKQGKPAITKLVYATADAAATATILKRAEAYSSDSPIISYAIKRSNGRLAQAGEAFDTAPFGWAFKKGSPLAPAMAAALKKLIADGTYTKILTPWGLEDTAVKEVTINLKPIATRSARRRNTKAVSTQPGGAKQQ encoded by the coding sequence ATGTCTAAAAGTAAGCTCCGCGTTGCAGCTCAGGCGCTATCTGCGCTGATGCTAGCAAGCACACTCGGGGCGTGCGTGACCAACGAAGAAACTGGGAACCCCGAGGGCTGGCAGCAGATCCTGCCAGCGAAAGATCCCAAACTCGCGCAGCTCGTACCCAAGGAAATCGCAAGCCGTGGCACCGTCAGCGCCGCTACCAATACCCCCTACGCGCCCAACGAGTTTAAGGACTCCAAAGGCACAATCATCGGCGTAGAGATGGACCTGGTAAAAGCCGCGGGCGCCGTACTGGGCTTGGACGTGCAACCCCGCCAGATGGATTTCTCGCTCATCCTGCCGGCAATTTCTGCCGGCTCGATCGATATGGGAGCGTCCGCCTTCACCGATACTGAGGAACGCCAGAAAAACTACGACTTCGTAGATTTCCTCAATGCCGGTGTGGCGTGGGCGACCCAGCCCGGAAATGAAGGCAACGTCAATCCCGCTAATGCCTGTGGCATGACCGTGGCCGTACAAAAGGGAACGTATTCCGATACCGATGAGGTTCAGGGCAAGTCCGACGAGTGCGTGAAGCAAGGCAAACCCGCCATCACCAAGTTGGTCTACGCCACCGCCGATGCCGCTGCCACCGCTACCATCTTGAAACGTGCGGAAGCCTACAGCTCGGACTCCCCCATCATCAGCTACGCCATCAAACGCTCTAACGGGCGCCTAGCCCAAGCCGGGGAAGCTTTCGATACCGCCCCATTCGGATGGGCCTTCAAAAAGGGCTCCCCACTGGCACCGGCCATGGCTGCGGCACTCAAGAAACTCATTGCGGACGGCACATACACAAAGATTCTCACCCCATGGGGACTCGAGGATACCGCCGTCAAAGAGGTCACGATCAACCTGAAGCCGATAGCCACGCGGAGCGCGCGGCGTCGGAACACAAAGGCCGTAAGCACCCAACCAGGAGGAGCTAAGCAACAATGA
- the trhA gene encoding PAQR family membrane homeostasis protein TrhA: MRNLSWVSTIQRTYFMADRGPRPVTRGWAHLVAAFLATIASAVLMTVAWMTLAWREAISVSVYCAGLISLFAVSGLYHRWPWKSPETVRWWRRADHAMIAVFIAATYTPMCVILLDPPYSIWMLAAVWSGALLGVVLNLVWINHPRWLDVVVYLVLGWSIVPLLPALTRSVDHTVIWLLFLGGVAYSVGAIVYGFKWPGRNASIYGYHEHFHTLTIVAAVLHLVAVWMIVV; this comes from the coding sequence ATGCGTAACCTCAGTTGGGTGTCTACCATTCAGCGGACTTACTTCATGGCAGATCGTGGCCCGCGCCCAGTAACGAGAGGCTGGGCCCACCTGGTTGCGGCGTTCTTGGCGACAATAGCGTCAGCAGTTCTCATGACTGTTGCGTGGATGACACTCGCGTGGCGCGAAGCCATCAGCGTGAGTGTGTATTGCGCGGGGCTCATTTCGCTTTTCGCGGTCTCGGGCTTGTATCACCGCTGGCCGTGGAAGTCCCCCGAAACGGTCAGGTGGTGGCGGCGCGCTGACCACGCAATGATCGCGGTATTCATCGCCGCAACGTACACACCGATGTGTGTGATCCTGCTGGATCCGCCGTATTCCATATGGATGCTAGCCGCGGTCTGGTCCGGTGCATTATTGGGTGTGGTCCTGAATCTGGTGTGGATCAATCACCCGCGCTGGTTAGATGTGGTTGTGTACCTGGTTCTGGGATGGAGCATCGTCCCACTGCTGCCAGCACTGACCCGCTCCGTGGACCATACGGTTATTTGGCTGCTGTTTCTCGGTGGCGTGGCCTACTCCGTTGGCGCGATTGTGTATGGCTTCAAATGGCCTGGCCGGAACGCCAGCATCTACGGATACCACGAGCATTTCCACACACTCACCATTGTGGCCGCAGTGCTGCATTTGGTGGCGGTGTGGATGATTGTGGTTTAG
- a CDS encoding methylated-DNA--[protein]-cysteine S-methyltransferase: MKNISIAEVSTPLGRMIATTSADLLTGLWYPEHVATRFEGPIEQVGRGGAVVASLQKELQRYFNGELRQFTVPTAITHSPEALAQLPGTELQKAVWWQVAQVGFGELTTYGQIAREIGRPGASRPVGQAVGRNPISIVVGCHRVVGAGGKITGYAGGLERKRKLLHIEGHSGY; encoded by the coding sequence GTGAAAAATATTAGTATCGCGGAGGTTTCCACACCGCTTGGTCGCATGATTGCTACCACAAGCGCGGATCTACTCACCGGATTGTGGTACCCGGAGCACGTGGCTACACGATTCGAAGGCCCAATTGAACAGGTGGGGCGGGGTGGGGCCGTGGTGGCGTCGTTACAAAAAGAACTACAGCGCTACTTTAACGGCGAGCTGAGACAGTTTACCGTGCCAACAGCAATCACCCATAGCCCAGAGGCGCTGGCTCAGCTACCCGGCACCGAACTGCAAAAGGCCGTGTGGTGGCAGGTAGCGCAGGTGGGATTCGGTGAGCTAACGACGTATGGGCAGATCGCGCGGGAAATTGGGCGGCCGGGGGCATCACGGCCGGTGGGGCAAGCGGTGGGGCGCAACCCGATTTCCATTGTCGTGGGATGTCACCGGGTGGTGGGTGCGGGTGGCAAGATCACTGGTTACGCTGGCGGGTTGGAAAGAAAGCGCAAGCTCTTGCACATTGAAGGGCACTCAGGGTACTGA